The sequence GACAGAAACGCGCGATGAGGGAACTCACCGCGTTCGATGCCGACGTGCTGATCTACGCCGCGACTGCGGACCACCCGCTCGGCATCCGCGTTGCCGCGGTGTTCACCGGCGCTCGGGGCATCGTCGGCACGGGGTCGGTGCTGTTGCTCACCGAGGTGCTGGCCAAGCCGATGCGCCAGGACCCGACCTCGGCGGAGACTGCCGCCCTGATCGGCCTGTTGAGTCGCCTGGAGCTGCTTCCACTCGACGACGGCGCAGCACGCCTCGCGCTGTCCCTGGCCGTCTCGTACGGGCTTCGGGCGACGGATGCGGCACACCTGGCCACGGCGGTGGCCGCAGGTGCCGATCGGTTCCTCACCAATAACCGCAAAGACTTTCCCCGCTCGATCACCGAGATCGACGTGGTGTACCCCGAGAACCT is a genomic window of Ruania zhangjianzhongii containing:
- a CDS encoding type II toxin-antitoxin system VapC family toxin; this translates as MRELTAFDADVLIYAATADHPLGIRVAAVFTGARGIVGTGSVLLLTEVLAKPMRQDPTSAETAALIGLLSRLELLPLDDGAARLALSLAVSYGLRATDAAHLATAVAAGADRFLTNNRKDFPRSITEIDVVYPENLPAPTGR